From one Lineus longissimus chromosome 3, tnLinLong1.2, whole genome shotgun sequence genomic stretch:
- the LOC135484816 gene encoding uncharacterized protein LOC135484816, with protein sequence MRQEDLNDKLSPSDSVSQQGSSSSKTSRVSSYLAIASAKKAGLTEKSRLLKQHQSMKMKLQQEIEEAERQAKVSDLALKEKARQLQFESERMTLEEELRAADAEEQTLVKHLDRDRAPDPVLSPVIQDQVRVPERQFMLNPLVPEFHQRQYSSTPQRPRASPDRRTAPDVKTVPAPYEPDWLISFEPTAQRCDPATLVRAAAPTTMSQPSPDVARMPQPVPADMTYRTGSAASMSQQVAEMVYRPMPVMMSHPADDVQAAMPRQAVPGTMSQQVTGMVYQPSPVMMPEMMSHPADVQAAMPRQAVPVVMSQPAKVATHQNVTTTSGNVSAHPNYVIPAIDTSSSQVPVAAPLDIQRQLIDALRLPKTGLQKFDGEPMQYWAFMNSFDSLVHRACVTDGDKLNCLMEYCCGKAARVIRPCALMSPSAGYARARELLKERFGDEYTIAKAWVKKIVEGPPVKTNSGEALQEFTDDVRGCYETLKAMNKLAEVNSQDRMADISTRLPLYIQSRWRKEAHRSKLRTKSYPDFKAFVTFLEMVSGEENDPVFGKIQAKDRVEKKRTFPQKKTGVSLTVQATGKDNQATKAARSSPAKIKSVTSDAKPETKKMNCHICSQSHKVAACPKFKAMEPTIRLEVVKEKRLCFNCLNFSNHSYRQCHRSSDCHEKDFYVRGKGQHEFIKTDALLDSGSNRTFCSKSLLSQLKLEGSRTALSLETLGQSAATDAIEECLQVTPTSRKAKKRSVLDLPRVYAIDSFPNSITGPSQLDIGRWRHLTGVCDNSVDGKGVSLLIGQDVPQAILPLEVRRGRDDEPYAIRTSLGWTLNGPIGGQPADSTAVCSFIQSLASGQPQMSQNDKKVVGMWDKSVSLVDGHYQLNIPFKKTPPELPDNRMMAEKRLQSLGRRLSRDPALHDKYRSGMQDLLDKGFAEPVPEDEMSQPGSVWYLPHHNVVNPSKPEKFRIVFDCAATYAGTSLNDQVFQGPDLMNKLIGVLMRFRECPVAVMGYIQEMFHMVKVKPEFRDALRFLFWKDGDPKKKPQVYRMTVHLFGGVWSPSCCSYALRRTAEDHKDEFHPDTIETVLQDFYADDCLKSVPGVDVAVKLVEELRTLLQLGGFRLTKWSSNSKEVLLSIPVEDRAKTIKDLDLTSDSLPIERALGVQWDTETDTFGLKIHYKEPFFTRRGLLRITSSMYDPLGLVCPFVLEAKMIFLTECRSDKGWDDEMSPASIKRWQRWLDGLPKLEEFQVPRCIHPTDFGDITEARLHHFSDGSADAYGAVSYPRLVNSDGAVHCTILMAKSRLAPMTPMTIPRLELSAAVLAVKMDNLIRREIRLPLQESTFWTDSTIVLQYVKNKTKRFQTFVANPVAVIHDGTRPSQWRYVGIKDNPADDASRGLNAEQMLSDTRWRQGPAFLWLSEDSWPEMPEGQPNLLERDPEVKKEAKSCAVVTVPVDFIVKLFNRYSSWPRLLKAVAYLLRFLKWLHKKRPKMNDRLSPEELKAAERAILRCLQKRHYSNEINALRSNARITKQSSIFELEPYLDEDQLLRVTGRLKNASIPDPAKHPVIVPRDDHVTTLIVRDAHERLCRHSGREHVMANLRQNYWIPQARQLVKRVLRDCIVCKVLHGKLGQQKMADLPPERVTPSKYPYQCLGVDVFGPFYVKRGRSQEKRYGCMFTCLSMRAIHLEKLSSMDTDSFINALIRFCARRGVPKLIRSDNGTNFVGANRVLRESIAQWNESHRLKEYLLQNHIDWTFNTPTASNMGGVWERNIRTARKVMNSILQKQSLDDERLDTIFAEVENVVNSRPLTVVSNDPKDQLPLTPNDLLRPFGKGFPSPIGTFGKADMFGKRWRHVQFVVDQFWKRWTAEYLSALQVRSKWIAEQPNIRVNDLVLVLDQSLARSHWPLARVTDTFPEKDGLVRSVELKTAFTDKMVRPINKIVLLEATADDHNQD encoded by the exons ATGAGGCAGGAAGACCTAAACGACAAGCTGAGTCCGTCGGATAGTGTCTCCCAACAAGGCAGCAGCTCATCAAAGACAAGCAGGGTGTCTAGTTACCTAGCGATCGCTTCAGCCAAGAAGGCCGGGCTGACGGAGAAATCCCGTCTGCTCAAGCAACACCagtcaatgaaaatgaaactgcaACAAGAAATCGAGGAAGCTGAGCGACAAGCTAAGGTGTCCGACTTGGCGCTGAAGGAGAAGGCCAGACAACTCCAGTTTGAAAGTGAGCGCATGACCTTAGAGGAAGAGCTCCGAGCAGCTGACGCTGAGGAACAGACCTTAGTCAAGCATCTGGACCGTGACAGAGCCCCCGATCCAGTCCTTTCGCCTGTCATCCAAGATCAAGTTAGGGTTCCTGAGAGACAATTTATGCTTAACCCTTTGGTTCCGGAGTTCCATCAACGACAGTACAGCAGTACACCACAACGCCCTCGAGCGTCTCCAGATAGGCGAACGGCTCCTGACGTGAAGACAGTACCTGCTCCATATGAACCAGATTGGCTGATTTCCTTTGAGCCTACCGCCCAGAGATGCGATCCAGCGACCTTGGTTCGAGCTGCCGCTCCAACCACGATGTCGCAGCCTTCCCCAGACGTCGCCAGGATGCCACAGCCAGTACCGGCCGACATGACTTACCGCACTGGCTCAGCCGCCTCAATGTCACAACAAGTGGCCGAGATGGTGTACCGGCCCATGCCAGTGATGATGTCACATCCTGCCGATGATGTCCAAGCCGCCATGCCGCGCCAAGCAGTGCCAGGCACAATGTCCCAACAAGTGACCGGGATGGTGTACCAGCCCAGCCCTGTGATGATGCCTGAGATGATGTCACATCCTGCCGATGTTCAAGCCGCCATGCCGCGCCAAGCAGTGCCAGTCGTGATGTCACAGCCAGCTAAAGTTGCCACGCATCAAAATGTTACGACTACTTCAGGGAATGTCTCAGCACATCCGAATTATGTAATCCCTGCCATTGATACGTCATCAAGCCAAGTGCCAGTAGCAGCTCCTCTCGATATACAGCGACAGCTAATCGATGCCTTGCGTCTTCCCAAGACCGGTCTTCAGAAGTTCGACGGAGAGCCGATGCAGTATTGGGCGtttatgaatagttttgacaGCCTGGTGCACAGAGCCTGTGTTACAGATGGAGACAAGCTCAACTGCCTGATGGAATACTGCTGTGGTAAAGCTGCCCGAGTAATTCGTCCTTGCGCTTTGATGTCACCATCAGCAGGATATGCCAGAGCTAGGGAGCTGCTGAAGGAGCGATTTGGTGATGAATATACCATTGCGAAGGCTTGGGTGAAGAAGATAGTTGAAGGCCCACCAGTAAAGACCAACTCTGGTGAAGCGCTGCAGGAGTTTACTGACGATGTCCGGGGATGTTACGAAACGTTAAAGGCCATGAATAAATTGGCAGAGGTCAACTCTCAAGACCGGATGGCAGACATCTCAACTAGACTTCCCCTTTATATCCAGTCGAGGTGGAGAAAGGAAGCGCATCGGTCGAAGCTACGGACAAAGTCATATCCAGACTTCAAAGCCTTTGTCACCTTTCTCGAAATGGTGTCTGGCGAAGAAAATGATCCAGTCTTTGGCAAGATACAGGCCAAGGATAGAGTTGAGAAGAAGCGAACCTTCCCACAGAAGAAAACAGGCGTCAGTTTAACAGTGCAAGCGACCGGCAAAGATAATCAGGCGACCAAAGCAGCCAGAAGCAGTCCAGCTAAAATCAAGTCCGTCACCAGCGATGCTAAGCCCGAGACCAAGAAGATGAATTGTCATATATGCAGCCAGAGTCATAAAGTTGCAGCCTGCCCTAAGTTCAAGGCCATGGAACCCACAATACGTCTGGAGGTTGTGAAGGAGAAGCGGTTGTGCTTCAACTGCCTTAACTTCAGCAACCATAGCTACCGTCAATGCCACAGGTCCAGTGACTGCCATGAGAAAGATT TCTACGTCAGGGGGAAAGGGCAGCACGAGTTCATCAAGACAGACGCGCTGCTAGACTCCGGCAGCAACAGGACGTTCTGCTCTAAGTCCTTGTTGTCCCAGCTCAAGTTGGAGGGATCAAGAACAGCTCTGTCTTTGGAGACCCTCGGTCAAAGTGCAGCCACAGATGCCATCGAAGAGTGTCTTCAAGTTACGCCGACATCCAGAAAGGCCAAGAAGAGAAGTGTGCTGGACTTGCCCAGGGTGTATGCCATCGACAGCTTCCCAAATAGCATCACAGGACCGAGTCAGTTGGATATCGGCAGATGGCGTCATCTTACGGGAGTATGCGACAACTCTGTCGACGGCAAGGGGGTTTCGCTGCTTATTGGCCAAGATGTCCCACAAGCCATTCTTCCGCTTGAAGTCCGCCGGGGTCGAGATGATGAGCCGTATGCGATCAGAACCAGCCTAGGGTGGACTCTGAACGGTCCAATTGGTGGTCAACCAGCAGACAGTACGGCTGTCTGCTCCTTTATTCAA TCTCTTGCAAGTGGCCAGCCCCAGATGTCACAAAATGACAAGAAGGTAGTCGGCATGTGGGACAAGTCAGTCAGCTTGGTGGACGGCCATTACCAGCTCAACATCCCGTTCAAGAAGACGCCTCCCGAACTGCCGGACAACCGTATGATGGCCGAGAAAAGACTCCAGTCTCTGGGCCGAAGATTGAGCAGAGATCCCGCATTGCACGACAAATACAGAAGTGGTATGCAGGATCTGTTGGACAAGGGCTTTGCAGAGCCAGTTCCAGAAGATGAGATGTCGCAACCGGGTAGTGTTTGGTACCTCCCTCACCATAATGTAGTCAATCCCAGTAAGCCGGAAAAGTTCCGTATCGTCTTCGACTGCGCAGCCACATATGCTGGGACTTCTCTGAACGACCAGGTCTTCCAAGGCCCCGACCTGATGAACAAGCTGATTGGTGTTCTGATGAGGTTTCGCGAATGCCCTGTTGCTGTTATGGGATACATCCAGGAGATGTTCCacatggtcaaggtcaaaccCGAATTCAGAGACGCATTGCGATTCCTATTTTGGAAGGATGGTGATCCCAAGAAGAAACCTCAAGTCTACAGAATGACGGTTCACCTCTTCGGAGGAGTATGGAGCCCGAGTTGCTGCAGTTACGCCCTGAGACGAACGGCTGAAGACCATAAAGACGAATTTCATCCCGATACCATAGAAACAGTGTTACAGGACTTCTACGCTGACGATTGTCTAAAATCCGTACCCGGTGTTGATGTCGCTGTCAAGCTGGTTGAGGAATTGAGAACATTACTTCAACTGGGAGGATTCCGACTCACGAAATGGTCTTCAAACAGCAAAGAGGTCCTCCTGTCCATTCCTGTTGAAGACAGAGCGAAGACCATAAAAGATCTCGACCTGACGTCCGACTCCCTACCAATTGAGAGAGCCCTCGGTGTCCAATGGGACACAGAGACGGACACGTTTGGTCTCAAGATTCACTATAAGGAACCATTCTTCACGAGGCGCGGTCTTCTTAGAATCACCAGCTCTATGTACGACCCCCTGGGATTGGTTTGTCCATTCGTCCTCGAAGCGAagatgatcttcctgacagaatgCAGATCCGACAAAGGATGGGATGATGAAATGAGCCCCGCCAGCATCAAGAGATGGCAGAGATGGTTGGATGGCCTGCCCAAACTAGAAGAGTTTCAGGTGCCAAGATGTATTCAtccgaccgatttcggcgacatCACTGAAGCTAGATTACATCACTTCTCCGATGGATCCGCCGATGCCTATGGTGCTGTGAGTTACCCGAGATTGGTGAACAGTGACGGCGCTGTGCACTGTACGATACTGATGGCGAAATCTAGACTGGCGCCGATGACACCGATGACGATTCCTCGCCTGGAGCTGTCCGCTGCCGTGCTCGCTGTGAAGATGGACAACCTCATACGTCGTGAGATAAGATTGCCCCTGCAAGAGTCGACATTTTGGACGGACAGCACCATCGTTCTCCAATATGTCAAGAACAAAACCAAGCGTTTCCAGACCTTTGTCGCCAACCCTGTAGCCGTAATTCATGATGGTACAAGGCCAAGCCAGTGGCGTTACGTAGGGATAAAGGACAACCCGGCTGATGATGCGTCAAGAGGGCTGAACGCCGAACAGATGTTGTCCGACACCAGATGGCGCCAAGGTCCAGCGTTCCTATGGTTGAGTGAAGACAGTTGGCCAGAAATGCCAGAAGGACAGCCTAACCTGCTTGAGAGGGATCCCGAAGTCAAGAAGGAAGCCAAGTCCTGTGCGGTCGTGACGGTTCCTGTCGATTTCATAGTAAAGCTGTTCAACAGATATTCAAGCTGGCCTCGACTACTCAAAGCAGTGGCGTATCTGTTGAGATTCCTCAAGTGGCTACACAAGAAAAGACCCAAGATGAATGACCGTCTCTCCCCTGAAGAACTAAAGGCAGCAGAACGAGCTATTCTTCGATGTCTCCAGAAAAGGCATTACAGCAACGAGATCAACGCCTTGAGATCAAATGCACGCATCACGAAGCAGAGTTCAATATTTGAACTAGAGCCGTATCTGGACGAAGACCAGCTCCTGAGAGTGACGGGACGTTTAAAGAATGCTTCGATTCCTGACCCAGCCAAGCATCCAGTGATTGTGCCGAGAGATGACCACGTAACAACACTCATCGTACGAGATGCGCACGAGCGGCTTTGCAGGCACTCCGGCAGAGAACACGTTATGGCGAATTTACGGCAGAACTACTGGATTCCACAGGCCCGTCAGCTGGTGAAAAGAGTTCTCAGAGACTGCATTGTTTGCAAAGTGCTTCACGGCAAGCTGGGGCAGCAGAAGATGGCAGATCTCCCGCCTGAACGAGTGACACCATCAAAGTATCCCTACCAGTGTCTGGGTGTTGACGTTTTTGGTCCCTTTTACGTTAAGAGGGGACGTTCTCAAGAGAAGCGCTATGGATGTATGTTTACCTGCCTGTCAATGCGAGCGATTCATCTAGAGAAGCTTTCGTCCATGGACACAGACTCCTTCATCAACGCCCTAATCCGATTCTGTGCAAGACGAGGAGTTCCAAAGCTGATCCGGTCCGACAATGGCACCAACTTTGTCGGCGCAAACCGTGTGCTGCGAGAATCGATTGCCCAGTGGAATGAGAGTCATCGTCTGAAAGAATACTTGCTACAGAACCACATTGATTGGACCTTCAATACCCCTACAGCGTCGAATATGGGCGGTGTCTGGGAGCGCAACATCCGAACTGCCAGGAAGGTGATGAACTCCATACTACAAAAGCAGTCCCTCGATGATGAACGCTTGGATACGATATTTGCCGAAGTTGAAAACGTCGTGAATAGCCGTCCGCTGACTGTCGTCTCCAACGATCCCAAAGACCAACTCCCGCTTACACCGAATGATTTGCTGCGTCCTTTTGGAAAGGGATTCCCGTCGCCAATCGGAACCTTTGGAAAGGCTGACATGTTCGGAAAACGATGGAGACATGTCCAATTCGTCGTCGATCAGTTTTGGAAGAGATGGACCGCTGAATACCTCTCTGCTCTTCAAGTCCGATCAAAGTGGATTGCCGAACAGCCGAATATACGCGTAAACGATTTGGTCTTAGTTCTCGACCAGTCTTTAGCAAGATCTCACTGGCCGTTAGCACGAGTCACCGATACGTTCCCCGAAAAAGACGGATTGGTACGTTCTGTGGAGCTGAAGACAGCCTTTACCGATAAGATGGTGCGGCCGATCAACAAAATCGTTTTGCTGGAGGCAACTGCGGATGATCACAACCAGGATTAA